The Ornithinibacillus sp. 4-3 region TATTCCTAATACTTCAGAGATTTGTACGACTTTACGTGAATGATCACGAAATCGGGTTAAATGTATCATAATGTCTATTGATGAACTAATTTGCTTTCGAATTACTTCGACTGGTAATTCAGCACCACTTAATACCATTGTTTCTAAACGGCTTAACATATCAACTATAGAGTTAGCATGACCAGTAGAAAGTGAACCATCATGACCAGTATTCATAGCTTGTAGCATATCTAATGCTTCAGCGCCACGGACCTCCCCTACAATGATTCTTGATGGACGCATTCGTAGGGATGATTTAATTAAATCACGAATTGTTATTTCCCCTTTTCCCTCTGTGTTTCTGTTTCGAGTTTCTAAGCTAACTAAATTCGGGACTTTCTTAATTTGTAATTCTGCTGAATCTTCTATCGTTATAATCCGTTCATCCTCTGGTATAAAGTTAGATAAAACATTCAAAAATGTAGTTTTACCAGAACCCGTACCACCACTAATAAAAACATTATATTTTGCTTCTACTAGATGTTGAATGAAAGATGCCGCCTCTTCGTTGATTGCACCAAAGTTCATCAAATCCTCAATCGTTATTGGCTTACTTGGGAATTTACGAATAGTCATTGCCGGTCCTTTTAATGCGATTGGGGGTAAAACGACATTGACACGTGAACCATCATCTAATCTAGCATCAACAATTGGACTTGATTCATTTACTACACGGTTTACTTTCGATACGATTGATTGGATAGTATCTTCCAAACGTTGTCTACTTTCAAACTTTGCTTCTGTTTGAAATACTTGACCATCTCTTTCAATAAATATTTCATCAAAATCATTTATCATTATCTCCGTAACTGTTGGATCATCAAGAATTGGTTGTAACACACCTAGTCCTCTAAATGCATGATATATCCGGTCAATTATTTTCTTCATCTCATCCGTATGTAAGGTATTCTCTTTTGCATATTCAATCACTGTCTCTTCTATCAAATCCATTAATTCTTCATTTGTAGGAGAATGCATAAAGTCTAAAATATCTCTTAATTTTTCAATTAAATGATGGACACTCTCATCTAAATTATCTTTTTCGACTTGTTGTATTGTTTTTAACTTTTGCGACAAATGCTCTACACCTCCACTACAAAATGCTGTTCATCTTGAATAATTTGATATAATCGTCTACCAACCTCAGAATCTATTTGCAATTTATCTACTTCATCTAGCAGATCCCAATTCTTTTGGTAATCAATTTTTTCCTCAATACTAAAATTGTAGCTATTATACGAAGGAAACATAACATCCTTTTTCTTGTTTAGAATGAAATGAATCGGAATATTTTGTGAATTCCTATCCCACTTTAATTGCTTCTCTAGTAAAAACTGTGTATGATGGAAGCTTTTTTCTGTGCTTTCTAATATCCAAAATACTTCATTCGTAATAGATAACAAATGTTCACATTTTTCATCTATTTTTGCGTCTGTATCCACAATAATATAGTCATAATTATTCGTACGTTTTATTGCTTCAATCAAATCATCAATATTTTCGTTTGATAACATCCCTATTTCATCCGGCGATACAGGATAATAGACATAATCAATATTTGTTTGTGAATCAGTTGATTTTAATCCTTCAATTTTCGCCACTAATTTATCGACATTATTTTTTAAGTAATAGAAAAGTTCAATAGATGATTGCTCTTTGTTTGCAAAATACAAATCCATCGTATGGTGTGTTTCTAAATTTAAATACAGAACATTTTTATTATATTGTGCTAAACACTTTGCTAAACAAAGCGAGAGAATTGTCTTTCCTTCTCCACCTGAGCCGCTGAGGAATGTGATTACCTTCTCCTCATTTACTGCTCCCTTCTCATTTTTAGGCGCACCATTATTTTCATAATATATAGCTAAAGACTGAGAAATTATTGTATTTATTGGACGGAATTTGTAAATAGTATTATCTTTTTCAATATTTTGCCCCATTAAAAATACAATTTCATTAAAATTTCCTTTAGCAAAATCTATGTCAGTTTCATCTGTCAGTAAAATATCCATTTTTTGATTACTAATTGCTTGAGCAAATTTTTCCTTATCTGTGTATACCTTCAGTGTGTATCTATTTTCATTTGTAAGCTGTCGATTATATCGAATAAAGTACTGTGCATATGTCTCATCATTCGTAAATAAATTCATTGTAATTTTTTTCATTTCTTCACCTTCTATATGTATTAATAAATAAATTCCAATGAAGGAGACTAAACTCCTTAATACCTCATTAGTTATTTATTTCCTATCCCTGTATCCATTTTATGTATTTTTACTATATCGAGATTACTAACATAATAGACCCACTCTTATATACCTATCGTAAATAAATGTCTCTAAAACTTGTGTTCATGAATTATATTTATGTCTGGAAAAATTTTCAAGTAATTTTTTGTTTTGTTGCATAATCATTACGATTTTTTAATGATTTTGTAATAAATAATTACCCGTTTCACCTTCAATAAACCGCCTTAACAACAGCATTTAAGGCGGTTTTTGGGGAATTTAATTATTTCAAAATGTGACATTTACAATTCATTTAAAGCCCTCGATATAAATAGGTCTTTGTAATCATTACCAAGGAAGCTCTTCAATATCTGATAGCAAATTAATTACAGGACATGATGGTATTTAGCACTGTTTACACTTTTCGATTTGCCAATCGTTATTCTTCTTTTCTCCCATAGAGGAAGAAAAAAATGTTTGTTAGTCGGTTGAAATTTCACTTTTTCTAACGTAAAAAAAGACGTTCATTTTAATTGAACGTCTACAGTATCTATTTATTTTTTTATATTTCTATACACTAGGCCTAGGCTAAAACATAAATATAATTTTTTCAGTTCTATATAATTTGGTGTCTCTAGAATAAGTAATCATCAAGAAACCCACCTGTTGAACTATCTATAATCAAATCACCATCTACAATTGCTTTAAATCCTGCAAACTATTCTTCAGAAGTAAGTTGGAATTTTCCATATTACCTATAAATATGTTTTTAGTTCACTAATGTTTTTTATAATTAAATCTGCTTCATCTAGTTCTCCTTCAAGAGAAAATCCATAACTACATCCAATGGTGTATATCTCATTTTTCTTTCCTGCCTCCATATCCTGAAATCTATCACCGATTATGACCATTTCTTCCGAATATTTATCTTTTATATCCCTCAAAATTTCATGCTTTGGTATGAAATTATATTCCTCTGAGGATACTAGCTCCTCAAAATATTCGTCAAGGCCAAAAAGAGTACTATGACGGTCTCGATAAGAAAGTTTGCAGTTACTTATAAATATTAACACATATCCTTTGCTTTTAAGATATTTTAGTGTATCTAAGGAACCTTCATAAAGCTCTGCCTTTCCTTTTTCAGTCAACTTAAGCATCTCTTCACCAATTATTGCACTACATTTTTCCCTTGTATTTTCTTCTAAATTTGGCATAAAATTTTTCCACATTTCCTGAGGGTTAAAGCCAAGCCAATAGCTTATTTCTTTGTCAGACCAATATCTTTGATTTGCAAACCCCTGTTCAACAAGATAAGTATAAGCTTTCCTAAAAGCAGGTCCATATATCTTTATGCTGTTATGGAGAGTCCCATCATAATCAAAGAAGATAGTCTTTATGTCATTAAATGGTGTCAAGTTTGCCAAATCCATTATTATAACTGTTTAAGCAGGTTTGCCATTTCAATAGCTGTAACAGCTGCATCATAACCCTTATTGCCAGCTTTTGTTCCTGCCCTCTCTATTGCCTGCTCAATTGTATCAGTAGTTAATACTCCAAATATTACTGGGACTTCAGTTTCTAAAGATACACTTGCAATTCCCTTCGTTACTTCTGCTGATACATAATCAAAATGAGGTGTGGACCCTCTTATTACTGCACCAAGACAAATAACAACATCATACATATTAGATTTAACCATTTTTTTCGCTACAAGTGGAATTTCAAAAGCACCTGGAACCCAGGTTATTTCAATTTCCTTTTCCTCGACTCCATGTCTCCTTAATGCATCTAGAGCCCCCTCTAGAAGTTTACCACCAATAAACTCATTAAATCTTCCTACTATAATACCAAACCTTAACCCTTGTGCTATTAAATTCCCTTCAAACATTTTCATTTTGGTTCCTCACTTTTTATTTAATATTATTGTTATTTATCTTTCACTAAAATTAAGCATATGTCCTAGCTTTTGCTTCTTGGTTCTTAGGTAAAAATCATTTCTTTCATTGTGATTCATTTGGATCGGCTCCCTGTTTACAATCTCAACTCCATATCCAGTAAGTCCTGCTATTTTCTTAGGGTTATTAGTCATAAGCTTTACTTTCTTCACACCTAAATCTGATAGAATCTGAGCTCCAACTCCATAATCTCTTAAGTCTGCGGAAAAACCTAAAGCTAAGTTAGCTTCGACAGTATCCATACCCTGATCTTGTAGCGCATAAGCCTTTATTTTATTTATAAGCCCTATACCTCTTCCTTCCTGTCTCATATAAATGAGAATTCCACTACCTTCATCTTCTATCTTCCTCATAGCTGCTACAAATTGTTCCCCACAGTCACATCTTAAGGAACCAAAAGCATCCCCTGTAAGACATTCTGAATGAATCCTTATTAGGACTGGCTGACTTCCCGAAACATTACCCTTTACAAGTGCTATATGATGTTCATCATTTAAGGTATCTACATATCCTAACATTCTAAACTCACCGTATTTTGTAGGCAACTTTGCTTCAGTTACTCTTTTTATATAGGATTCGTTCTTCCTTCTGTATGCAATCAAGTCTTCTATAGTAATAATCTTTAAATTATGTTCTTTTACAAATTCCATAAGTTGCGGAACTCTTGCCATCGTTCCATCTTCGTTCATTATTTCGCAAATGACACCTGCCGGATATAAGTCTGCCATCTTGGACAAATCTACTGCTGCTTCTGTGTGTCCTGCTCTCTTTAATACTCCGCCATCCTTTGCCTCCAATGGAAACATATGCCCAGGTCTTTTAAAATCTGTCCCTGTTGCATTAAAATCAAGAACCTTAAGTACAGTGGCGGCTCTCTCATGAGCTGATATTCCTGTTACTGTTTCAACAGCATCAATGGAAGCAGTGAACGCGGTCTGAAGTGAATCTGTATTTCTTTCTACCATTGGAAGAATATTTAATTCTCTTAATCTCTCCCTTGTAATCGGCATACATATAAGCCCTCTCCCGTACTTTGTCATGAAATTGATAGCTTCTGGCGTT contains the following coding sequences:
- a CDS encoding CpaF family protein, translating into MHSPTNEELMDLIEETVIEYAKENTLHTDEMKKIIDRIYHAFRGLGVLQPILDDPTVTEIMINDFDEIFIERDGQVFQTEAKFESRQRLEDTIQSIVSKVNRVVNESSPIVDARLDDGSRVNVVLPPIALKGPAMTIRKFPSKPITIEDLMNFGAINEEAASFIQHLVEAKYNVFISGGTGSGKTTFLNVLSNFIPEDERIITIEDSAELQIKKVPNLVSLETRNRNTEGKGEITIRDLIKSSLRMRPSRIIVGEVRGAEALDMLQAMNTGHDGSLSTGHANSIVDMLSRLETMVLSGAELPVEVIRKQISSSIDIMIHLTRFRDHSRKVVQISEVLGIEDGEVKLSDLFVFRESGEDENGKVLGHLERTEAKFHSISKIKQAGKSQILETLNRVNRK
- a CDS encoding AAA family ATPase; the protein is MKKITMNLFTNDETYAQYFIRYNRQLTNENRYTLKVYTDKEKFAQAISNQKMDILLTDETDIDFAKGNFNEIVFLMGQNIEKDNTIYKFRPINTIISQSLAIYYENNGAPKNEKGAVNEEKVITFLSGSGGEGKTILSLCLAKCLAQYNKNVLYLNLETHHTMDLYFANKEQSSIELFYYLKNNVDKLVAKIEGLKSTDSQTNIDYVYYPVSPDEIGMLSNENIDDLIEAIKRTNNYDYIIVDTDAKIDEKCEHLLSITNEVFWILESTEKSFHHTQFLLEKQLKWDRNSQNIPIHFILNKKKDVMFPSYNSYNFSIEEKIDYQKNWDLLDEVDKLQIDSEVGRRLYQIIQDEQHFVVEV
- a CDS encoding HAD family hydrolase, which produces MTPFNDIKTIFFDYDGTLHNSIKIYGPAFRKAYTYLVEQGFANQRYWSDKEISYWLGFNPQEMWKNFMPNLEENTREKCSAIIGEEMLKLTEKGKAELYEGSLDTLKYLKSKGYVLIFISNCKLSYRDRHSTLFGLDEYFEELVSSEEYNFIPKHEILRDIKDKYSEEMVIIGDRFQDMEAGKKNEIYTIGCSYGFSLEGELDEADLIIKNISELKTYL
- the ribE gene encoding 6,7-dimethyl-8-ribityllumazine synthase encodes the protein MKMFEGNLIAQGLRFGIIVGRFNEFIGGKLLEGALDALRRHGVEEKEIEITWVPGAFEIPLVAKKMVKSNMYDVVICLGAVIRGSTPHFDYVSAEVTKGIASVSLETEVPVIFGVLTTDTIEQAIERAGTKAGNKGYDAAVTAIEMANLLKQL
- a CDS encoding bifunctional 3,4-dihydroxy-2-butanone-4-phosphate synthase/GTP cyclohydrolase II produces the protein MNKFNTIEEAIADIKEGKIIVVVDNEDRENEGDLLMAAEKVTPEAINFMTKYGRGLICMPITRERLRELNILPMVERNTDSLQTAFTASIDAVETVTGISAHERAATVLKVLDFNATGTDFKRPGHMFPLEAKDGGVLKRAGHTEAAVDLSKMADLYPAGVICEIMNEDGTMARVPQLMEFVKEHNLKIITIEDLIAYRRKNESYIKRVTEAKLPTKYGEFRMLGYVDTLNDEHHIALVKGNVSGSQPVLIRIHSECLTGDAFGSLRCDCGEQFVAAMRKIEDEGSGILIYMRQEGRGIGLINKIKAYALQDQGMDTVEANLALGFSADLRDYGVGAQILSDLGVKKVKLMTNNPKKIAGLTGYGVEIVNREPIQMNHNERNDFYLRTKKQKLGHMLNFSER